One genomic window of Cupriavidus malaysiensis includes the following:
- the ruvC gene encoding crossover junction endodeoxyribonuclease RuvC produces the protein MRILGIDPGLRTTGFGVLEKRGNQLHYIASGTIKSDGNSSLPERLKTLYDGVAEVTRTYAPDCAAIEKVFVNVNPQSTLLLGQARGAAICGLVGHGLPVYEYTPMQLKVAVVGYGRANKEQVQEMVVRLLGLPGRPGTDASDALGVAICHANGGDALGTLAGLAPELARRGVRVRRGRLVG, from the coding sequence ATGCGCATCCTAGGCATCGACCCCGGCCTTCGCACCACCGGCTTCGGCGTGCTGGAAAAGCGCGGCAACCAGCTCCACTACATCGCCTCCGGCACCATCAAGAGCGATGGCAACAGCAGCCTGCCCGAGCGGCTGAAGACCCTGTACGACGGCGTGGCCGAGGTCACGCGCACCTATGCGCCCGACTGCGCGGCCATCGAGAAGGTTTTCGTCAACGTCAATCCGCAATCCACGCTGCTGCTAGGCCAGGCCCGCGGCGCCGCCATCTGCGGGCTGGTGGGCCATGGCCTGCCGGTGTACGAGTACACGCCGATGCAGCTCAAGGTGGCGGTGGTCGGCTACGGCCGCGCCAACAAGGAGCAGGTGCAGGAGATGGTGGTGCGCCTGCTCGGCCTGCCCGGCCGGCCGGGTACCGACGCCTCCGATGCGCTGGGCGTTGCCATCTGCCATGCCAATGGCGGCGACGCGCTCGGCACGTTGGCCGGGCTCGCGCCGGAGCTGGCGCGGCGCGGCGTGCGCGTGCGCCGCGGGCGCCTGGTCGGCTAG
- a CDS encoding YbhB/YbcL family Raf kinase inhibitor-like protein yields MKIWSKSFADNGPIPGEYAFCVPDAASHVALSSNRNPDLEWDEVPAATRSYALICHDRDVPSRGDDVNQEGREVPAALPRVDFYHWVLIDIPSGLRSISAGSHSDGVIARGKPGPEAAGGTPTAGGLRHGLNDYTGWFASDPDMKGDYFGYDGPCPPWNDALVHHYVFTVYALDVERLPLEGSFTGAQVLAAMAGHVLAQASLTGTYTLNPKFAK; encoded by the coding sequence ATGAAGATCTGGAGCAAGTCGTTCGCCGACAACGGTCCGATCCCTGGCGAATACGCCTTCTGCGTGCCCGACGCAGCCAGCCACGTGGCGCTGTCGAGCAACCGCAATCCGGACCTGGAGTGGGACGAGGTACCGGCCGCCACCCGCTCCTATGCGCTGATCTGCCATGACCGCGATGTCCCCAGCCGTGGCGACGACGTCAACCAGGAGGGGCGCGAGGTGCCCGCCGCGCTGCCGCGCGTGGACTTCTACCACTGGGTGCTGATCGACATCCCTTCCGGCCTGCGCTCGATCAGCGCGGGCTCGCACAGCGACGGCGTGATCGCGCGCGGCAAGCCCGGCCCCGAGGCGGCCGGCGGCACGCCCACCGCGGGCGGCCTGCGCCATGGCCTGAACGACTACACCGGCTGGTTCGCCAGCGACCCGGACATGAAGGGCGACTACTTCGGCTATGACGGCCCCTGTCCGCCGTGGAACGACGCCCTGGTGCACCACTATGTGTTCACCGTCTACGCGCTGGACGTCGAACGGTTGCCGCTGGAGGGCAGCTTCACCGGCGCGCAGGTGCTCGCGGCGATGGCCGGCCACGTGCTGGCGCAGGCCAGCCTGACCGGTACCTACACGCTCAATCCGAAATTCGCCAAGTAA
- a CDS encoding M23 family metallopeptidase, protein MWSRLREVFARELVVLVDPTNAHHARRRKQLTAAVGTVFALGMAAAMGVAPRSAYDDPQAPRVLQPMRLPDLREQLDKLTDSDATYVRQERMLRGDTIATLLKRLGVDDPDAQAFIARNPTARGLFGLEPGQAVQAEVDERNLLVSLQANLGGDVANSRLLVIERAGGDDLNPQYRARVQTVGNETRYEMASGAIGSGGFFNAMDAANVPDEIVEQMISIFSGVIDFQHDIARGDRFRIVYEAGFRDGSLVRNGRVMAVELINHNELYQALWYAPEGSKSGAYYTFDGRSMQRPFLRTPVEFTRISSGFGGRDHPLHHYWAQHKGVDFAAPVGTKVFASGDGEVDFVGQQNGYGNLVILKHANGYSTYYAHLSGFAGVQRGQHVRQGQVIAFVGQTGWATGPHLHYEFRHNDVPQNPLTTALMESPALSGPARQQFLSYTSSMLSRINALRTYNVLTASN, encoded by the coding sequence ATGTGGTCCAGACTCCGCGAAGTTTTCGCGCGTGAGCTGGTGGTACTCGTCGACCCGACCAACGCGCACCATGCGCGCCGCCGCAAGCAACTGACGGCGGCGGTAGGCACGGTGTTCGCGCTGGGCATGGCCGCCGCCATGGGTGTGGCCCCGCGCTCGGCCTACGACGATCCCCAGGCACCGCGCGTGCTGCAGCCGATGCGCCTGCCCGACCTGCGCGAGCAGCTCGACAAGCTGACCGACAGCGACGCCACCTACGTGCGCCAGGAGCGCATGCTGCGTGGCGACACCATCGCCACGCTGCTCAAGCGGCTGGGCGTGGACGATCCCGATGCCCAGGCCTTCATCGCCAGGAATCCGACCGCGCGCGGCCTGTTCGGCCTGGAGCCGGGCCAGGCCGTGCAGGCGGAAGTCGACGAGCGCAACCTGCTGGTGTCGCTGCAGGCCAACCTCGGCGGCGACGTGGCCAACTCCCGCCTGCTGGTGATCGAGCGAGCCGGCGGCGACGACCTCAACCCGCAATACCGCGCACGCGTGCAGACGGTGGGCAACGAGACGCGCTACGAGATGGCGTCGGGCGCGATCGGCAGCGGCGGCTTCTTCAACGCGATGGACGCCGCCAACGTACCCGACGAGATCGTCGAGCAGATGATCTCGATCTTCTCGGGCGTGATTGACTTCCAGCACGATATCGCGCGCGGCGACCGCTTCCGCATCGTCTACGAGGCAGGCTTCCGCGACGGCAGCCTGGTGCGCAACGGGCGCGTGATGGCGGTCGAGCTGATCAACCACAATGAGCTGTACCAGGCGCTCTGGTATGCGCCGGAAGGCAGCAAGAGCGGCGCCTACTACACCTTCGACGGCCGCAGCATGCAGCGGCCCTTCCTGCGCACACCGGTCGAGTTCACCCGCATCTCGTCCGGCTTCGGCGGGCGCGACCACCCGCTGCATCACTACTGGGCGCAGCACAAGGGCGTGGACTTCGCCGCGCCGGTCGGCACCAAGGTGTTCGCCTCGGGCGATGGCGAGGTCGATTTCGTCGGCCAGCAGAACGGCTACGGCAACCTGGTCATCCTGAAGCACGCCAACGGCTACTCGACCTACTACGCCCACCTGTCGGGCTTTGCCGGCGTGCAGCGCGGCCAGCATGTGCGCCAGGGCCAGGTGATCGCCTTCGTCGGCCAGACCGGCTGGGCCACCGGACCGCACCTGCATTACGAATTCCGCCACAATGACGTACCGCAGAATCCGCTGACCACGGCGCTGATGGAATCGCCCGCGCTGAGCGGACCCGCTCGCCAGCAGTTCCTGAGCTATACCAGCAGCATGCTCAGCCGCATCAACGCGCTGCGCACCTACAACGTGCTGACCGCCAGCAACTGA
- the tyrS gene encoding tyrosine--tRNA ligase, translating into MTEVSSGPAANYPLTPSVMHALEVSKRGCDELLIESEWLQKLARSEATGVPLRIKLGLDPTAPDIHIGHTVVLNKLRQLQDLGHQVIFLIGDFTSTIGDPSGRNATRPPLTREQIEGNAQTYYRQASLVLDPARTEIRYNSEWCDPLGARGMIQLAAKYTVARMMERDDFTKRFRSGVPISVHEFLYPLMQGYDSVALKSDLELGGTDQKFNLLVGRELQKEYGQEPQCILTMPLLVGLDGVEKMSKSKGNYVGVTEAPGEMFGKLMSISDDLMWQYYTLLSFRPLAEIELMKQEIALGRNPRDCKVMLAQEIVARFHSAADAEKALEDFNHRARGGVPDEIPAVSLGGAPLGIAQLLKQANLVPSTSEANRNIEQGGVKIDGATVSDKGLKVAAGTYVVQVGKRRFARVTLS; encoded by the coding sequence ATGACTGAAGTGTCCTCCGGCCCCGCGGCCAACTACCCCCTGACGCCGTCGGTGATGCACGCCCTGGAGGTGTCCAAGCGCGGCTGCGACGAACTGCTGATCGAATCCGAGTGGCTGCAGAAGCTGGCCCGCAGCGAAGCGACCGGCGTACCGCTGCGCATCAAGCTGGGCCTCGATCCGACCGCCCCGGACATCCATATCGGCCACACCGTGGTGCTCAACAAGCTGCGCCAACTGCAGGACCTCGGCCACCAAGTCATCTTCCTGATCGGCGACTTCACGTCCACCATCGGCGACCCGTCCGGCCGCAACGCCACGCGTCCGCCACTGACGCGCGAGCAGATCGAAGGCAACGCCCAGACCTACTACCGCCAGGCCAGCCTGGTGCTGGACCCGGCCCGCACCGAGATCCGCTACAACAGCGAGTGGTGCGATCCGCTCGGCGCGCGCGGCATGATCCAGCTCGCCGCCAAGTACACCGTCGCCCGCATGATGGAGCGCGATGACTTCACCAAGCGCTTCCGCTCAGGGGTGCCGATCTCGGTTCACGAGTTCCTCTACCCGCTGATGCAGGGCTATGACTCCGTGGCGCTGAAGTCCGACCTGGAGCTGGGCGGCACCGACCAGAAGTTCAACCTGCTGGTGGGCCGCGAGCTGCAGAAGGAATACGGCCAGGAGCCGCAGTGCATCCTGACCATGCCGCTGCTGGTGGGCCTGGACGGCGTCGAGAAGATGTCCAAGTCGAAGGGCAACTACGTCGGCGTCACCGAGGCCCCGGGCGAGATGTTCGGCAAGCTGATGAGCATCTCGGACGACCTGATGTGGCAGTACTACACGCTGCTGTCGTTCCGTCCGCTGGCCGAGATCGAACTGATGAAGCAGGAGATCGCGCTGGGCCGCAATCCGCGCGATTGCAAGGTGATGCTGGCGCAGGAGATCGTGGCGCGCTTCCACAGCGCGGCCGATGCCGAGAAGGCGCTCGAGGACTTCAACCACCGCGCGCGCGGCGGCGTGCCCGACGAGATTCCCGCGGTCAGCCTGGGCGGTGCGCCGCTCGGCATCGCCCAGTTGCTGAAGCAGGCCAATCTCGTGCCCTCGACTTCCGAGGCCAACCGCAATATCGAGCAGGGCGGCGTCAAAATCGACGGCGCCACGGTCAGCGACAAGGGGCTGAAGGTGGCCGCAGGTACCTATGTGGTGCAGGTCGGCAAGCGCCGTTTCGCCCGCGTGACGCTGTCCTGA
- a CDS encoding histidine phosphatase family protein, with protein MSQSFGPHALAMTHLILIRHGETAWNRERRLQGQLDIPLNGTGQAQARALAGALTGEPIDAVYSSDLSRALQTATPLAEALGLAVRPEPRLRERCYGVLEGMSYAEVAERRAEDFARWQARVPDYAPENGESLRGFHQRAVEIALALTRRHPGERIALVAHGGVLDCLYREATDMTLEAPRQHELLNASINRLRCDGDRLSLMQWGDIQHLEALTLDEVDRRVP; from the coding sequence ATGTCGCAGAGCTTCGGGCCGCACGCACTGGCCATGACCCACCTGATCCTGATCCGCCACGGCGAGACGGCCTGGAATCGCGAGCGGCGCCTGCAAGGCCAGCTCGATATCCCGCTCAACGGGACCGGCCAGGCACAGGCCCGCGCGCTTGCCGGCGCGCTCACCGGCGAGCCCATCGATGCCGTTTATTCGAGCGACCTGTCGCGCGCGCTGCAGACCGCCACGCCGCTGGCCGAGGCGCTCGGGTTGGCGGTGCGTCCGGAGCCGAGGCTGCGCGAACGCTGTTACGGCGTGCTCGAGGGCATGAGCTATGCCGAGGTGGCAGAGCGGCGCGCCGAGGACTTCGCGCGCTGGCAGGCGCGCGTGCCGGACTACGCGCCGGAGAACGGCGAAAGCCTGCGCGGTTTTCACCAGCGTGCGGTCGAGATCGCGCTGGCGCTGACGCGCCGCCATCCCGGCGAACGCATCGCGCTGGTGGCGCACGGCGGCGTGCTCGACTGCCTGTACCGCGAGGCCACCGACATGACGCTGGAAGCGCCGCGCCAGCACGAACTGCTCAACGCCAGCATCAACCGGCTGCGCTGCGATGGCGACCGCCTGTCGCTGATGCAGTGGGGGGACATCCAGCACCTGGAGGCGCTGACGCTGGACGAAGTGGACCGGCGCGTGCCCTGA
- a CDS encoding queuosine precursor transporter: MPPSSTANTAQTLTGGRVYRYYDFVMAAFVTVLLCSNLIGAAKAAQVTLPVLGPVTFGAGVLFFPVSYIFGDVLTEVYGYGRDRRAVWAGFAALAFATFMSLVVLRMPVAPFMADYQKSLEDVFGNTWRIAMGSLIAFCCGSFANSYVLAKMKLWTGGRWLWTRTIGSTLAGELVDSSLFYVIAFYGIWPLEKVVQVAIAQYVLKTGWEVVMTPVTYKVVAFLKAAEHEDWFDRGTDFTPFRVRV, translated from the coding sequence ATGCCGCCCTCCTCGACCGCCAACACCGCCCAGACCCTCACCGGCGGCCGCGTCTACCGCTACTACGATTTCGTGATGGCGGCCTTCGTCACGGTGCTGCTGTGCTCCAACCTGATCGGTGCGGCCAAGGCGGCCCAGGTCACGCTGCCCGTGCTGGGCCCGGTCACCTTCGGCGCGGGTGTACTGTTCTTCCCGGTTTCCTACATCTTCGGCGACGTCCTGACCGAGGTCTATGGCTACGGCCGCGACCGGCGCGCGGTATGGGCCGGCTTTGCCGCGCTGGCCTTCGCCACCTTCATGAGCCTGGTGGTGCTGAGGATGCCGGTGGCCCCCTTCATGGCGGACTACCAGAAGAGCCTGGAAGACGTGTTCGGCAATACCTGGCGCATCGCCATGGGCTCGCTGATCGCCTTCTGCTGCGGCAGCTTCGCCAACAGCTATGTGCTGGCCAAGATGAAACTGTGGACCGGCGGCCGCTGGCTGTGGACACGCACCATCGGCTCGACACTGGCGGGCGAGCTGGTCGATTCGTCCTTGTTCTACGTGATCGCCTTCTACGGCATCTGGCCACTGGAGAAGGTGGTGCAGGTGGCCATCGCCCAGTACGTGCTGAAGACCGGCTGGGAAGTGGTGATGACGCCGGTGACCTACAAGGTGGTCGCCTTCCTCAAGGCGGCGGAGCATGAGGACTGGTTCGACCGCGGCACCGACTTCACCCCATTCCGCGTACGGGTCTGA
- a CDS encoding Fis family transcriptional regulator, with translation MSRNAIDQCIRDSLSAYFRDLDGEEPSNIYNMVLEAVERPLLEAVMTRAERNQSLAAAYLGINRNTLRKKLQQHGLL, from the coding sequence ATGAGCCGCAATGCGATCGACCAATGCATCCGGGACAGCCTGAGCGCCTACTTCCGGGACCTGGACGGCGAGGAGCCGTCGAACATCTACAACATGGTGCTGGAGGCCGTCGAGCGCCCCCTGCTGGAGGCAGTGATGACGCGCGCCGAGCGCAACCAGTCGCTGGCCGCCGCCTACCTCGGCATCAATCGCAACACGCTGCGCAAGAAGCTGCAGCAGCACGGTTTACTTTGA
- a CDS encoding YSC84-related protein codes for MDRRGFMFRISATGLAVATTAVATGCTTTGSEAPTDVAAKRQQINAGVEGALNRLYGSVSGSRELAQRAQGILVFPRVLSAGLVVGGEYGEGALRSRGQTVGYYSTASASVGLTAGGQSKAVIIMFMTPEAYSKFLNSSGWTAGVDANVALIKVGANGTIDTLVSQQPVIGFVQTNAGLMVDVSLNGSKISKLNI; via the coding sequence ATGGATCGACGCGGTTTTATGTTTCGGATCTCGGCCACCGGGCTGGCCGTGGCCACGACCGCCGTGGCCACCGGCTGCACCACGACCGGCAGCGAGGCGCCGACGGACGTCGCAGCCAAGCGCCAGCAGATCAACGCCGGCGTGGAGGGTGCCCTGAACCGCTTGTACGGCTCGGTCAGCGGCTCCCGTGAGCTGGCCCAGCGCGCCCAGGGCATCCTGGTGTTCCCGCGCGTGCTCTCCGCCGGCCTGGTGGTCGGCGGCGAATACGGTGAAGGCGCGCTGCGCAGCCGCGGCCAGACCGTGGGCTACTACAGCACGGCCTCGGCCTCCGTCGGCCTGACCGCCGGTGGCCAGTCCAAGGCCGTCATCATCATGTTCATGACGCCGGAAGCCTATAGCAAGTTCCTCAACAGCAGCGGCTGGACCGCGGGCGTCGACGCCAACGTGGCGCTGATCAAGGTCGGCGCCAACGGTACCATCGACACCCTGGTCAGCCAGCAGCCGGTGATCGGCTTCGTGCAGACCAATGCCGGGCTGATGGTCGACGTGTCACTGAACGGCTCCAAGATCAGCAAGCTCAACATCTGA
- the purH gene encoding bifunctional phosphoribosylaminoimidazolecarboxamide formyltransferase/IMP cyclohydrolase: MIKQALLSVSDKTGIVDFARELHALGVTLLSTGGTAKLLADSGLPVTEVADYTGFPEMLDGRVKTLHPKVHGGILARRDLPEHMAALAEHGIPTIDLLVVNLYPFQQTVAKDDCTLPDAIENIDIGGPTMLRSAAKNHRDVTVIVDPADYAPVLAEMRAHGNQVGYDTNFRLATKVFAHTAQYDGAITNYLTSLGPEKSHQARSRYPQTLNLAFEKVQEMRYGENPHQSAAFYRDLKAVDGALANYVQLQGKELSYNNIADADAAWECVKSFAPSAGAACVIIKHANPCGVAVGVSALEAYEKAFKTDSTSAFGGIIAFNVELDEAAAQAVAKQFVEVLIAPSFSAGARAVFEAKQNVRLLEIPLGQGLNPFDFKRVGGGLLVQGPDAKNVQPAELRVVTKRHPTPKEMDDLMFAWRVAKFVKSNAIVFCGGGMTLGVGAGQMSRVDSARIASIKAQNAGLTLAGSAVASDAFFPFRDGLDVVVDAGATCVIQPGGSMRDDEVIAAADERNIAMVLTGTRHFRH, from the coding sequence ATGATCAAGCAAGCCCTCCTCTCCGTTTCCGACAAGACCGGCATCGTCGACTTCGCGCGCGAACTCCACGCGCTGGGCGTGACGCTGCTTTCCACGGGCGGCACCGCCAAGCTGCTGGCCGACAGCGGCCTGCCCGTGACCGAGGTCGCCGACTACACCGGCTTCCCGGAAATGCTCGACGGCCGCGTCAAGACGCTGCACCCCAAGGTGCACGGCGGCATCCTGGCGCGCCGCGACCTGCCCGAGCACATGGCCGCGCTGGCCGAGCACGGCATCCCGACCATCGACCTGCTGGTGGTCAACCTCTACCCGTTCCAGCAGACCGTGGCCAAGGATGACTGCACGCTGCCGGACGCGATCGAGAACATCGACATCGGCGGCCCGACCATGCTGCGCTCGGCAGCCAAGAACCACCGCGACGTCACCGTGATCGTCGATCCGGCCGACTACGCGCCGGTGCTGGCCGAGATGCGCGCCCATGGCAACCAGGTCGGCTACGACACCAATTTCCGCCTGGCCACCAAGGTGTTCGCGCATACCGCGCAGTACGACGGCGCCATCACCAACTACCTGACCAGCCTCGGCCCGGAGAAGTCGCACCAGGCGCGCAGCCGCTACCCGCAGACGCTGAACCTGGCCTTCGAGAAGGTGCAGGAAATGCGCTACGGCGAGAACCCGCACCAGTCGGCCGCCTTCTATCGCGACCTGAAGGCCGTGGACGGCGCGCTGGCCAACTACGTGCAGCTGCAGGGCAAGGAACTGTCGTACAACAACATCGCCGATGCCGACGCGGCCTGGGAATGCGTCAAGTCCTTCGCCCCGTCCGCCGGCGCGGCCTGCGTCATCATCAAGCACGCCAACCCCTGCGGCGTGGCGGTCGGCGTCTCCGCCCTGGAAGCCTATGAGAAGGCCTTCAAGACCGATTCGACCTCGGCCTTCGGCGGCATCATCGCCTTCAACGTCGAACTGGACGAAGCCGCCGCGCAGGCGGTCGCCAAGCAGTTCGTCGAAGTGCTGATCGCGCCGTCGTTCTCCGCCGGCGCGCGCGCCGTGTTCGAGGCCAAGCAGAACGTGCGCCTGCTCGAGATCCCGCTGGGCCAGGGCCTCAACCCGTTCGACTTCAAGCGCGTCGGCGGCGGCCTGCTGGTGCAGGGCCCGGACGCCAAGAACGTGCAGCCGGCCGAGCTGCGCGTGGTGACCAAGCGCCACCCGACGCCCAAGGAAATGGATGACCTGATGTTCGCCTGGCGCGTCGCCAAGTTCGTCAAGTCCAATGCCATCGTCTTCTGCGGCGGCGGCATGACGCTGGGCGTGGGCGCGGGCCAGATGAGCCGCGTCGACTCGGCACGCATCGCCAGCATCAAGGCACAGAACGCCGGCCTGACGCTGGCGGGCTCGGCCGTGGCATCGGACGCCTTCTTCCCGTTCCGCGACGGCCTGGACGTGGTGGTGGATGCCGGCGCGACCTGCGTGATCCAGCCGGGCGGCTCGATGCGCGACGACGAGGTGATCGCCGCCGCCGACGAGCGCAACATCGCCATGGTGCTGACCGGCACCCGCCACTTCCGCCACTGA
- the ruvB gene encoding Holliday junction branch migration DNA helicase RuvB, whose translation MIETDKLSGPERVISAAPASKHEEAFERALRPKLLDEYVGQEKVRGQLDIFMHAARKRREALDHVLLFGPPGLGKTTLAHIIAREMGVNLRQTSGPVLERPGDLAALLTNLEANDVLFIDEIHRLSPVVEEILYPALEDYQIDIMIGEGPAARSVKLDLQPFTLVGATTRAGMLTNPLRDRFGIVARLEFYTAQELARIVTRSAELMGAHIEAGGALEIARRARGTPRIANRLLRRVRDYAEVKGDGSITREMADAALSMLDVDRAGFDLMDRKLLEAVLHKFGGGPVGVDNLAAAIGEERDTIEDVLEPYLIQQGYLQRTPRGRVATASAYRHFGLATPDAGGEAPYDPAGTV comes from the coding sequence ATGATTGAAACCGACAAGCTTTCCGGCCCCGAGCGCGTGATCTCGGCCGCGCCTGCCTCCAAGCACGAGGAGGCCTTCGAGCGGGCCCTGCGGCCCAAGCTGCTCGACGAATACGTCGGCCAGGAGAAGGTGCGCGGCCAGCTCGACATCTTCATGCACGCCGCGCGCAAGCGGCGCGAGGCGCTCGACCACGTGCTGCTGTTCGGGCCGCCTGGCCTGGGCAAGACCACGCTGGCCCACATCATCGCACGCGAGATGGGCGTCAACCTGCGCCAGACTTCCGGCCCGGTGCTCGAGCGCCCGGGCGACCTGGCCGCGCTGCTGACCAACCTGGAAGCCAACGATGTGCTCTTCATCGACGAGATCCACCGGCTGTCGCCGGTCGTCGAGGAGATCCTGTATCCGGCGCTGGAGGACTACCAGATCGACATCATGATCGGCGAGGGCCCGGCCGCGCGTTCGGTCAAGCTCGACCTGCAGCCGTTCACGCTGGTCGGCGCCACCACGCGCGCCGGCATGCTGACCAATCCGCTGCGCGACCGCTTCGGCATCGTCGCGCGCCTGGAGTTCTACACGGCGCAGGAGCTGGCGCGCATCGTCACGCGCTCGGCCGAGCTGATGGGCGCCCATATCGAGGCCGGCGGCGCGCTGGAGATCGCCCGCCGCGCGCGCGGCACACCACGGATCGCCAACCGCCTGCTGCGGCGCGTGCGCGACTATGCCGAGGTCAAGGGTGACGGATCCATTACACGCGAGATGGCCGACGCCGCATTGTCGATGCTCGACGTGGACCGCGCCGGCTTCGACCTGATGGACCGCAAGCTGCTGGAAGCCGTGCTGCACAAGTTCGGCGGCGGCCCGGTCGGCGTCGATAACCTCGCCGCCGCCATCGGCGAGGAACGCGACACCATCGAGGACGTGCTGGAGCCCTACCTGATCCAGCAGGGTTACCTGCAACGCACGCCGCGCGGGCGCGTGGCGACGGCCAGCGCCTACCGCCACTTCGGCCTGGCCACACCCGACGCTGGCGGCGAGGCGCCGTACGACCCGGCCGGCACCGTCTGA
- the ruvA gene encoding Holliday junction branch migration protein RuvA has translation MIGRIAGTLLEKNPPHLLVDCHGVGYEIDVPMSTFYNLPQTGQPVTLLTQLIVREDAHLLYGFATAAERNTFRELIKITGIGARMALAVLSGMSVSELAQAITLQEAGRLTRVPGIGKKTAERLLLELKGKLGAELGHAPGAAAVHDSAVDILNALLALGYSEKEAGAAIKQVPAGTGVSEGIKLALKALSKS, from the coding sequence ATGATCGGACGCATTGCCGGCACGCTGCTGGAGAAGAACCCGCCCCACCTGCTGGTGGACTGCCACGGCGTCGGCTACGAAATCGACGTGCCGATGAGCACCTTCTACAACCTGCCGCAGACCGGCCAGCCGGTGACGCTGCTGACGCAGCTGATCGTGCGCGAGGACGCGCACCTGCTGTACGGCTTCGCCACGGCTGCCGAACGCAATACCTTCCGCGAGCTGATCAAGATCACCGGCATCGGCGCGCGCATGGCGCTGGCGGTGCTGTCAGGCATGTCGGTATCGGAGCTGGCCCAGGCCATCACGCTGCAGGAAGCCGGCCGGCTCACGCGCGTGCCCGGCATCGGCAAGAAGACGGCCGAGCGGCTGCTGCTGGAGCTGAAGGGCAAGCTGGGCGCGGAGCTCGGCCATGCACCGGGAGCCGCCGCGGTGCACGACAGCGCGGTCGACATTCTCAACGCCCTGCTGGCACTCGGCTATTCGGAGAAGGAAGCCGGCGCCGCCATCAAGCAGGTGCCGGCCGGCACCGGCGTCTCGGAGGGCATCAAGCTCGCGCTCAAGGCGCTCTCGAAGTCCTAG
- the dtd gene encoding D-aminoacyl-tRNA deacylase, producing the protein MIALIQRVSQARVTVGERTTGAIGAGLLALVCAERGDTEAQAERLLAKLLAYRVFPDEAGKMNLAVQNIDGKGGAGGLLVVSQFTLAADTNSGTRPSFTPAASPEDGRRLYEHFVARARVLHPQVETGEFGAMMQVSLTNDGPVTFWLRVPPAA; encoded by the coding sequence ATGATCGCCCTGATCCAGCGTGTCTCGCAGGCGCGCGTCACCGTCGGCGAACGGACCACCGGTGCCATCGGCGCCGGTCTGCTGGCCCTGGTGTGCGCCGAGCGCGGCGATACCGAGGCCCAGGCCGAGCGCCTGCTGGCCAAGCTGCTGGCCTACCGGGTCTTTCCCGACGAGGCCGGCAAGATGAACCTGGCCGTGCAGAACATCGATGGCAAGGGCGGCGCCGGCGGGCTGCTGGTCGTGTCCCAGTTCACGCTGGCCGCCGACACCAACAGCGGCACGCGGCCGAGCTTCACCCCGGCGGCGTCGCCCGAGGACGGCCGCCGCCTGTACGAGCATTTCGTGGCGCGGGCCCGGGTCTTGCATCCGCAGGTGGAGACCGGCGAGTTCGGTGCGATGATGCAGGTCAGCCTGACCAACGATGGCCCGGTCACGTTCTGGCTGCGGGTGCCGCCCGCGGCATGA